A genomic window from Flavobacterium sp. I3-2 includes:
- a CDS encoding response regulator transcription factor, whose protein sequence is MQILVVEDDKRISDFLIKGLEENGYLVTLCKSAEDVLQDFLSIQWDLIICDIMLPGIDGIQLVQTLRFKKIFVPILMLSALNSIQDKVSALDYGADDYITKPFHFDELLSRIKALTRRLNYKQEDEISKILIFNALKIDLNQYKVFLNDVEVELSPREYKLLIYLIENQNKTVSRIQILNAVWGINFNNHTNVVDVYISYLRNKLEMKDYKFIYTVKGVGYMFK, encoded by the coding sequence ATGCAAATACTTGTTGTTGAAGACGATAAACGAATCAGTGATTTTCTTATTAAAGGATTAGAAGAAAACGGATATTTGGTTACTTTATGTAAATCGGCAGAAGACGTTTTACAAGATTTTTTATCTATTCAATGGGATTTGATAATTTGCGATATTATGCTTCCTGGAATTGATGGTATTCAGTTGGTTCAAACCTTACGATTTAAAAAAATATTTGTTCCAATTTTGATGTTGAGCGCATTAAATAGCATTCAAGATAAAGTATCGGCTTTAGATTATGGAGCAGATGATTATATTACAAAACCTTTTCATTTTGATGAATTATTATCTAGAATCAAAGCTTTAACTCGAAGATTAAATTATAAACAAGAAGATGAAATTTCTAAAATTCTGATTTTTAATGCGCTGAAAATCGATTTAAATCAATACAAAGTATTTCTGAATGATGTTGAAGTTGAACTTTCTCCAAGAGAATATAAATTGTTGATTTATTTAATTGAAAATCAGAATAAAACAGTTTCTCGAATTCAAATATTAAATGCCGTTTGGGGCATCAATTTTAATAATCATACCAATGTTGTTGATGTTTACATTTCTTATTTGCGTAATAAATTAGAAATGAAAGATTATAAATTTATTTATACAGTAAAAGGGGTCGGATATATGTTTAAGTAA